Proteins encoded by one window of Arachis ipaensis cultivar K30076 chromosome B04, Araip1.1, whole genome shotgun sequence:
- the LOC107637030 gene encoding DNA mismatch repair protein MSH3-like isoform X3, with protein sequence MLEDIVSWVLTNLSRAPDLQRGVTRIFHCTAKPVEFVAVIQAILSAGKQLQQLNIREEENNNLRSNLLRRLILSASSDSVIANATKMLSSLNKESADQGDLTNLIIASEAQFPEVTRARKAFRMEEEQLNSLIGLYRKRLGAEFGIHECFWNYSFDRVGD encoded by the exons ATGTTAGAGGACATAGTTTCTTGGGTTTTGACAAATCTGAGCCGAGCACCTGATTTACAACGCGGGGTTACAAGAATATTCCATTGCACTGCTAAGCCAGTTGAG TTTGTTGCAGTTATTCAAGCTATTTTGTCAGCTGGAAAACAGCTTCAGCAACTTAACATACGCGAGGAGGAAAACAATAATTTGCGTTCTAATCTGTTGAGAAGACTGATTCTGTCTGCCTCCTCTGACAGTGTTATTGCCAATGCTACAAAAATGTTGTCTTCTTTAAACAAAGAATCTGCTGATCAAGGCGATCTAACAAATTTGATCATTGCATCTGAGGCACAATTTCCAGAG GTTACTAGAGCTCGGAAAGCTTTTCGAATGGAAGAGGAACAATTAAATTCATTGATCGGCTTGTATCGCAAGCGCCTTGGAGCGGAATTTGGAATTCATGAGTGTTTCTGGAATTACTCATTTGATAGAG TTGGAGACTGA
- the LOC107637030 gene encoding uncharacterized protein LOC107637030 isoform X2 → MNFVFFWKPSFFSSKNTRLAQLLLCFTPFSRHHHSPSPFSFVFTFAHPHSPLPFSFVFSPSLTTHRVAPHLLHLRSPLTIAAPHLRRSPLTETLKFFSLSKKNPSRYSLFQAVSPPSNLVQPPSPLLLLQRRRNLSFSLRCVASVPLPLFVPVPSPVLHCSLSLILFVAVIQAILSAGKQLQQLNIREEENNNLRSNLLRRLILSASSDSVIANATKMLSSLNKESADQGDLTNLIIASEAQFPEVTRARKAFRMEEEQLNSLIGLYRKRLGAEFGIHECFWNYSFDRDR, encoded by the exons AtgaattttgttttcttttggaaACCCTCGTTCTTCTCCTCCAAAAACACGCGCCTTGCTCAGCTCCTTCTCTGCTTCACGCCGTTTTCACGTCACCACCACTCGCCGTCGCCCTTCTCCTTCGTCTTCACATTTGCTCACCCCCACTCACCGTTGCCCTTCTCCTTCGTCTTCTCACCATCGCTCACCACTCACCGCGTCGCTCCTCATCTTCTTCACCTTCGCTCACCACTCACCATTGCCGCTCCTCATCTTCGTCGTTCACCACTCACCGAGACATTGAAGTTCTTCTCTCTCTCAAAGAAAAACCCTAGCCGCTATTCTCTTTTTCAAGCTGTGTCGCCGCCGTCGAATCTGGTCCAGCCGCCGTCCCCGCTCCTACTGCTCCAGCGCCGTCGCAACTTGTCTTTTTCATTGCGTTGCGTCGCCTCTGTTCCACTGCCGTTGTTTGTTCCAGTTCCGTCGCCTGTGCTCCACTGCTCCCTCTCCCTCATCTTG TTTGTTGCAGTTATTCAAGCTATTTTGTCAGCTGGAAAACAGCTTCAGCAACTTAACATACGCGAGGAGGAAAACAATAATTTGCGTTCTAATCTGTTGAGAAGACTGATTCTGTCTGCCTCCTCTGACAGTGTTATTGCCAATGCTACAAAAATGTTGTCTTCTTTAAACAAAGAATCTGCTGATCAAGGCGATCTAACAAATTTGATCATTGCATCTGAGGCACAATTTCCAGAG GTTACTAGAGCTCGGAAAGCTTTTCGAATGGAAGAGGAACAATTAAATTCATTGATCGGCTTGTATCGCAAGCGCCTTGGAGCGGAATTTGGAATTCATGAGTGTTTCTGGAATTACTCATTTGATAGAG atAGATAG
- the LOC107637030 gene encoding uncharacterized protein LOC107637030 isoform X1 — protein MNFVFFWKPSFFSSKNTRLAQLLLCFTPFSRHHHSPSPFSFVFTFAHPHSPLPFSFVFSPSLTTHRVAPHLLHLRSPLTIAAPHLRRSPLTETLKFFSLSKKNPSRYSLFQAVSPPSNLVQPPSPLLLLQRRRNLSFSLRCVASVPLPLFVPVPSPVLHCSLSLILFVAVIQAILSAGKQLQQLNIREEENNNLRSNLLRRLILSASSDSVIANATKMLSSLNKESADQGDLTNLIIASEAQFPEVTRARKAFRMEEEQLNSLIGLYRKRLGAEFGIHECFWNYSFDRVGD, from the exons AtgaattttgttttcttttggaaACCCTCGTTCTTCTCCTCCAAAAACACGCGCCTTGCTCAGCTCCTTCTCTGCTTCACGCCGTTTTCACGTCACCACCACTCGCCGTCGCCCTTCTCCTTCGTCTTCACATTTGCTCACCCCCACTCACCGTTGCCCTTCTCCTTCGTCTTCTCACCATCGCTCACCACTCACCGCGTCGCTCCTCATCTTCTTCACCTTCGCTCACCACTCACCATTGCCGCTCCTCATCTTCGTCGTTCACCACTCACCGAGACATTGAAGTTCTTCTCTCTCTCAAAGAAAAACCCTAGCCGCTATTCTCTTTTTCAAGCTGTGTCGCCGCCGTCGAATCTGGTCCAGCCGCCGTCCCCGCTCCTACTGCTCCAGCGCCGTCGCAACTTGTCTTTTTCATTGCGTTGCGTCGCCTCTGTTCCACTGCCGTTGTTTGTTCCAGTTCCGTCGCCTGTGCTCCACTGCTCCCTCTCCCTCATCTTG TTTGTTGCAGTTATTCAAGCTATTTTGTCAGCTGGAAAACAGCTTCAGCAACTTAACATACGCGAGGAGGAAAACAATAATTTGCGTTCTAATCTGTTGAGAAGACTGATTCTGTCTGCCTCCTCTGACAGTGTTATTGCCAATGCTACAAAAATGTTGTCTTCTTTAAACAAAGAATCTGCTGATCAAGGCGATCTAACAAATTTGATCATTGCATCTGAGGCACAATTTCCAGAG GTTACTAGAGCTCGGAAAGCTTTTCGAATGGAAGAGGAACAATTAAATTCATTGATCGGCTTGTATCGCAAGCGCCTTGGAGCGGAATTTGGAATTCATGAGTGTTTCTGGAATTACTCATTTGATAGAG TTGGAGACTGA